The following proteins are encoded in a genomic region of Nitrospirota bacterium:
- a CDS encoding type II toxin-antitoxin system RelE/ParE family toxin — MIIRFRHKGLEQFFRTGKKSGILPEHVKRLRLILIRLNTAKDPGDMDAPGLELHKLMGEFKGFWSVRVSGNWRVIFRFEQQNSTDIDYLDYH, encoded by the coding sequence ATGATCATCCGCTTCCGCCATAAAGGTTTGGAACAGTTTTTTCGTACAGGGAAAAAGTCCGGGATACTACCCGAACATGTAAAACGTCTTCGTCTTATACTGATCAGGCTTAATACGGCCAAAGATCCTGGCGATATGGATGCGCCCGGTTTGGAGCTTCATAAATTGATGGGAGAGTTCAAAGGTTTTTGGTCTGTCAGAGTAAGTGGAAACTGGCGGGTGATTTTTAGGTTTGAACAACAAAACAGTACGGATATCGATTATTTAGATTATCATTAA